One genomic segment of Aquipluma nitroreducens includes these proteins:
- a CDS encoding sigma-70 family RNA polymerase sigma factor, protein MFRTEDLSDNSLVKQFVDGDQAAIELLIARHKKRVFTYIVLIVKNHHLAEDIFQDTFIKVIRSLKSGKYTENGKFISWVLRISHNLIIDHFRKEKLLSTTSNDDTNIDLFNSQKYSEENIEDKLVYDQITSDVRLLIEELPDDQREVIMMRHYQGLSFKEISDLTDVSINTALGRMRYALINLRKLIEKKNLSLTKI, encoded by the coding sequence ATGTTCAGAACAGAAGATCTGAGCGACAATTCGCTCGTGAAACAATTTGTCGATGGCGATCAGGCAGCTATTGAACTATTAATTGCCCGCCATAAAAAGAGAGTTTTTACCTACATCGTTTTAATTGTAAAAAATCATCATCTAGCTGAAGACATCTTTCAGGATACTTTTATTAAAGTTATCCGATCGTTGAAATCCGGAAAATATACCGAAAACGGTAAATTTATTTCCTGGGTGCTTCGCATTTCACACAACCTGATCATCGATCATTTCAGGAAAGAGAAATTACTAAGCACAACTTCGAATGATGATACGAATATTGATCTTTTTAATTCTCAGAAGTATTCGGAAGAGAATATAGAAGATAAGTTGGTTTACGATCAGATTACCAGTGATGTACGCCTTCTGATTGAAGAATTGCCCGACGATCAGCGCGAGGTGATCATGATGAGGCACTATCAGGGATTAAGTTTTAAGGAAATATCAGATTTGACTGATGTTAGTATCAACACCGCTTTGGGACGGATGCGTTATGCGTTGATCAATCTCCGGAAGTTGATTGAGAAAAAAAATCTAAGCCTTACAAAAATTTAA
- the uvrA gene encoding excinuclease ABC subunit UvrA, producing the protein MSFPSNYSSYIQIKGARVHNLKNIDLKIDRNKFIVISGLSGSGKSSLAFDTLYAEGQRRYVESLSSYARQFLGRINKPEVDYIKGIPPAIAIEQKVNTRNPRSTVGTSTEIYDYLKLLFARIGKTISPISGKEVKQHHVSDVINYIQSFPENTRFMVCSPLKFKNGRTLLQEAELLLQQGFSRLEISGEVQKIDEILKENNQQECKDSTCNIVIDRATVLNDEDNLSRIADSVQTAFFEGHGECIIKIYDGEIVTEEHFSNLFEADGIEFEEPTVHMFSFNNPIGACKTCEGYGKVIGIDEDLVIPNKSLSVYQDAVACWKGEKMGEWKDALVYAADKFNFPIHKPYYELTEEQKHLLWTGNKHFQGLNQFFKMLEENTYKIQYRVMLSRYRGKTNCPDCLGTRLKKEAMYVKVGEKSVQDLVLLPIDELQKFFLNLKLSEHETKIAERILTEINNRLDFLTDVGLGYLTLNRLSATLSGGESQRINLATSLGSSLVGSMYILDEPSIGLHSRDTQRLIRVLRKLQKLGNTVIVVEHDEEIIREADEIIDIGPLAGRLGGEVVFQGTHDQLEANSESMTAKYLTGKEKIDVPKTRRKWSNYIEITGARENNLKNINVKFPLNTICVVTGVSGSGKSSLVTKVLYPAMAKIFGGFSEKTGQHDIIRGDFNLITSVEFVDQNPIGKSSRSNPATYLKVYDEIRKLYSELQSSKYNGFKPSHFSFNIEGGRCEECQGEGEITVEMQFMADIHLECESCKGKRFKDEILEITFEGKNIFDILDLTVDEAIDFFGNHKSTSSKKIAKLLKPLQDVGLGYVKLGQSSSTLSGGESQRIKLASFLAKEKGSPSLFIFDEPTTGLHFHDIRKLLNSFNALIARGHSIIIIEHNLDVIKCADWVIDIGPEGGKDGGNILFQGTPEDLVKVQESYTGAALKDKL; encoded by the coding sequence ATGAGTTTTCCTTCTAATTATTCATCATATATTCAAATTAAAGGCGCCAGGGTTCACAATCTCAAAAATATTGATTTAAAAATAGATCGAAATAAATTTATTGTAATCAGCGGATTATCAGGATCAGGCAAGTCATCACTGGCTTTTGATACGCTTTACGCTGAAGGTCAGCGAAGGTATGTTGAAAGTTTATCATCCTATGCACGCCAGTTTCTTGGGCGCATTAATAAGCCTGAAGTTGATTATATTAAAGGGATTCCGCCAGCAATTGCCATCGAGCAAAAAGTGAACACGCGCAATCCACGTTCTACTGTTGGCACGTCCACCGAGATTTACGATTACCTGAAATTATTATTCGCCCGAATCGGAAAAACCATCTCTCCTATTTCGGGTAAAGAAGTCAAACAACACCACGTAAGCGACGTAATTAATTACATTCAATCGTTTCCTGAAAATACCCGTTTTATGGTATGCTCGCCACTAAAATTCAAAAATGGACGAACATTGCTTCAGGAAGCTGAATTGTTGTTACAGCAAGGTTTTTCACGACTTGAAATAAGCGGAGAAGTTCAGAAAATCGATGAAATTCTGAAAGAAAATAATCAGCAAGAATGCAAAGACTCTACCTGCAACATTGTGATCGACCGTGCCACTGTATTAAACGACGAAGACAACTTGAGCCGGATTGCTGATTCGGTACAGACTGCTTTTTTTGAAGGTCATGGCGAATGCATCATTAAAATTTACGACGGGGAAATTGTTACGGAAGAGCATTTTTCAAATCTCTTTGAGGCCGACGGCATCGAATTCGAAGAACCTACGGTTCACATGTTCAGTTTTAACAACCCGATTGGCGCTTGTAAAACCTGCGAAGGTTACGGAAAAGTAATCGGGATTGATGAAGACCTGGTTATTCCAAATAAATCCCTATCAGTTTATCAGGATGCGGTTGCATGCTGGAAAGGCGAAAAAATGGGCGAATGGAAAGATGCACTGGTTTACGCTGCCGATAAATTTAATTTCCCCATACACAAACCCTATTACGAACTGACCGAAGAGCAAAAACACCTTTTATGGACGGGCAACAAGCACTTTCAGGGATTGAACCAGTTCTTCAAAATGCTTGAAGAAAACACGTATAAAATTCAGTATCGGGTCATGCTTTCGCGTTACCGTGGAAAGACCAACTGCCCCGATTGTTTGGGCACTCGCCTTAAAAAGGAGGCCATGTATGTAAAGGTCGGCGAAAAATCAGTTCAGGATTTGGTGTTGTTACCCATTGATGAACTGCAAAAATTCTTTTTAAACCTGAAACTCTCAGAACACGAAACAAAAATTGCAGAACGAATTCTGACCGAAATAAACAACCGACTTGATTTTTTGACCGATGTTGGTTTGGGCTATTTAACCCTGAACCGGCTTTCTGCAACATTATCAGGCGGCGAATCTCAACGCATAAATCTGGCAACTTCGTTGGGAAGTAGTTTAGTTGGATCGATGTACATTCTGGATGAACCCAGCATTGGGCTTCATTCCAGAGACACTCAACGACTCATTCGTGTTTTGAGGAAACTGCAAAAACTAGGAAATACGGTTATTGTTGTTGAACACGACGAAGAAATTATCCGCGAAGCCGATGAAATTATAGATATTGGTCCGTTGGCAGGAAGGCTAGGCGGCGAAGTTGTTTTTCAGGGAACGCATGACCAACTGGAGGCAAATTCGGAAAGCATGACTGCCAAGTACCTCACCGGGAAAGAAAAAATTGACGTACCAAAAACACGTCGCAAATGGAGTAACTACATCGAAATTACCGGCGCACGTGAAAACAATCTAAAAAATATAAATGTCAAATTTCCGCTGAATACCATTTGTGTGGTAACCGGCGTGAGTGGCTCCGGCAAATCATCGCTCGTTACCAAGGTTTTATATCCGGCAATGGCCAAAATATTCGGCGGATTCAGTGAAAAAACCGGACAACACGACATTATTAGGGGCGATTTCAACCTAATTACTTCAGTTGAATTTGTCGATCAGAATCCAATCGGGAAATCATCGAGATCGAATCCGGCAACTTACCTGAAAGTTTACGACGAGATTCGAAAATTATATTCGGAGCTACAAAGCTCGAAATACAATGGTTTTAAACCGTCGCATTTTTCATTCAATATTGAAGGTGGACGATGCGAAGAATGCCAGGGTGAAGGCGAAATTACGGTTGAAATGCAGTTTATGGCCGACATTCATTTGGAGTGCGAAAGCTGTAAAGGAAAGCGATTTAAAGACGAAATTCTGGAAATTACATTTGAAGGGAAAAACATCTTCGACATTCTGGATCTGACGGTTGATGAAGCCATCGATTTCTTTGGAAATCACAAATCAACCTCATCAAAAAAAATTGCAAAGCTTCTGAAACCTTTGCAAGACGTAGGTTTGGGCTACGTTAAACTCGGACAATCATCGAGTACTTTGTCTGGTGGTGAAAGTCAGCGTATCAAATTGGCTTCTTTTCTGGCCAAAGAAAAAGGAAGTCCGTCGTTGTTTATTTTCGATGAACCAACCACCGGCCTCCATTTCCACGACATCCGCAAATTGCTCAACTCGTTTAATGCACTCATTGCGCGAGGCCACAGCATCATTATCATTGAGCACAACCTGGATGTGATCAAATGTGCAGACTGGGTGATCGACATTGGTCCGGAAGGCGGGAAAGATGGCGGAAATATTTTATTTCAGGGAACTCCTGAAGATCTGGTAAAAGTTCAGGAATCGTATACCGGCGCAGCATTAAAAGACAAACTCTGA